One part of the Thermanaeromonas sp. C210 genome encodes these proteins:
- the cas2 gene encoding CRISPR-associated endonuclease Cas2, translating to MYVILVYDVNVSRVGKVLKTARRYLTWVQNSVLEGELTEATFRALRSELARVINPKEDSVLFYILGNEKYARRELMGIRKGGEDWIF from the coding sequence ATGTACGTTATTCTTGTCTACGACGTTAACGTATCGCGGGTGGGTAAAGTGTTGAAAACTGCCCGGCGGTACCTCACCTGGGTGCAAAACTCCGTACTCGAAGGCGAACTAACCGAAGCCACCTTTCGCGCCCTGCGGAGCGAACTCGCACGAGTGATTAACCCCAAGGAGGATTCAGTGCTGTTCTATATACTTGGTAACGAAAAGTATGCCAGGAGAGAACTTATGGGCATTCGTAAGGGCGGAGAGGATTGGATTTTCTAA